One region of Streptomyces capillispiralis genomic DNA includes:
- the shc gene encoding squalene--hopene cyclase gives MTATTDGSTGAAWPARVTAASENDTDIPEAAGVPDIAARAMRRATDFLLSRQDDQGWWKGDLETNVTMDAEDLLLRQFLGILDEDTTRAAALFIRGEQRQDGTWATFHGGPGELSTTIEAYVALRLAGDPPDAPHMARASAWIRERGGIAAARVFTRIWLALFGWWKWEDLPELPPELIWFPSWLPLNIYDFGCWARQTIVPLTIVSAERPVRPAPFPLDELHTDPHRPNPPRPLAPAASWDGAFQRLDRCLHTLRRAVPRRLRRAAVHTAARWIIERQENDGCWGGIQPPAVYSLIALHLLGYDLNHPVMRAGLESLDRFAVWREDGARMVEACQSPVWDTCLATIALADAGLPADHPQLVKAADWMLGEQIVRPGDWSVRRPHLPPGGWAFEFHNDNYPDIDDTAEVVLALRRVKHHDPERLDNAIGRGVRWNLGMQSRNGAWGAFDVDNTSPFPNRLPFCDFGEVIDPPSADVTAHVVEMLAVEGLAHDPRTRRGIQWLLAEQEPNGAWFGRWGVNYIYGTGSVVPALTAAGMPGSHPAIRRAVAWLESVQNDDGGWGEDLRSYRHAREWAGRGASTASQTAWALMALLAAGERDSGAVERGVAWLAATQREDGSWDEPYFTGTGFPWDFSINYHLYRQVFPLTALGRYVHGEPFAKKQVAEVTGEQPLAEAKGN, from the coding sequence ATGACAGCGACGACCGACGGAAGCACCGGGGCGGCGTGGCCGGCCCGCGTGACCGCGGCCAGCGAAAACGACACCGACATCCCCGAGGCGGCCGGGGTTCCCGACATCGCCGCCCGCGCCATGCGGCGCGCCACCGACTTCCTGCTGTCCCGGCAGGACGACCAGGGCTGGTGGAAGGGCGACCTCGAGACCAACGTCACGATGGACGCCGAGGACCTGCTGCTGCGCCAGTTCCTCGGCATCCTCGACGAGGACACCACCCGCGCGGCCGCCCTGTTCATCCGCGGGGAGCAGCGCCAGGACGGCACCTGGGCCACCTTCCACGGCGGACCCGGCGAACTCTCCACCACCATCGAGGCGTACGTCGCGCTGCGCCTGGCCGGCGACCCGCCCGACGCCCCGCACATGGCGCGGGCCTCCGCCTGGATCCGCGAGCGGGGCGGCATCGCCGCCGCCCGGGTCTTCACCCGGATCTGGCTGGCCCTGTTCGGCTGGTGGAAGTGGGAGGACCTGCCCGAGCTCCCGCCCGAGCTGATCTGGTTCCCCTCCTGGCTGCCGCTGAACATCTACGACTTCGGCTGCTGGGCCCGGCAGACCATCGTGCCGCTGACGATCGTCTCCGCCGAACGGCCGGTGCGTCCCGCCCCGTTCCCGCTGGACGAGCTGCACACCGACCCGCACCGCCCCAACCCTCCCCGGCCGCTCGCACCGGCCGCGAGCTGGGACGGCGCCTTCCAGCGGCTGGACAGGTGCCTGCACACCCTGCGCCGGGCGGTCCCGCGCCGGCTGCGCCGGGCGGCCGTGCACACCGCCGCCCGGTGGATCATCGAGCGGCAGGAGAACGACGGCTGCTGGGGCGGCATCCAGCCCCCGGCCGTGTACTCGCTGATCGCCCTGCACCTGCTCGGCTACGACCTGAACCACCCGGTGATGCGCGCGGGCCTGGAGTCGCTGGACCGGTTCGCCGTGTGGCGCGAGGACGGGGCCCGGATGGTGGAGGCCTGCCAGTCCCCGGTGTGGGACACCTGCCTCGCCACCATCGCCCTGGCCGACGCGGGCCTGCCCGCCGACCACCCGCAACTGGTCAAGGCCGCCGACTGGATGCTCGGCGAGCAGATCGTGCGGCCCGGCGACTGGTCCGTGCGCCGGCCCCATCTGCCGCCCGGCGGCTGGGCGTTCGAGTTCCACAACGACAACTACCCCGACATCGACGACACCGCCGAGGTGGTCCTGGCGCTGCGCCGGGTCAAACACCACGACCCCGAGCGGCTGGACAACGCCATCGGGCGCGGGGTGCGCTGGAACCTCGGCATGCAGTCGAGGAACGGCGCCTGGGGCGCGTTCGACGTCGACAACACCAGCCCGTTCCCCAACCGGCTGCCGTTCTGCGACTTCGGCGAGGTCATCGACCCGCCGTCCGCCGACGTCACCGCGCACGTCGTGGAGATGCTCGCCGTCGAGGGCCTCGCCCACGACCCGCGCACCCGGCGCGGCATCCAGTGGCTGCTCGCCGAACAGGAGCCGAACGGTGCCTGGTTCGGCCGCTGGGGCGTCAACTACATCTACGGCACCGGCTCCGTGGTGCCCGCCCTGACCGCCGCCGGGATGCCCGGCTCGCACCCGGCGATCCGGCGGGCCGTGGCCTGGCTGGAGTCGGTGCAGAACGACGACGGCGGCTGGGGCGAGGACCTGCGCTCCTACCGCCACGCCCGGGAATGGGCCGGCCGCGGGGCCTCCACCGCCTCGCAGACCGCCTGGGCGCTGATGGCCCTGCTGGCGGCGGGGGAGCGGGACTCCGGGGCCGTCGAGCGGGGCGTCGCCTGGCTGGCGGCCACCCAGCGCGAGGACGGCTCCTGGGACGAGCCGTACTTCACCGGCACCGGTTTCCCCTGGGACTTCTCCATCAACTACCACCTCTACCGGCAGGTCTTCCCGCTCACCGCGCTCGGCCGGTACGTGCACGGGGAGCCCTTCGCCAAGAAGCAGGTGGCGGAGGTCACCGGGGAGCAGCCCCTCGCCGAGGCGAAGGGGAACTGA
- a CDS encoding CDP-alcohol phosphatidyltransferase family protein: MSRPSVAELRPVVHPAGVKDRRSGEHWMGRLYMREVSLRVDRYLVNTRVTPNQLTYLMTVFGVLAAPALLVPGIAGAVLGVVAVQMYLLLDCVDGEIARWRKQYSLGGVYLDRVGAYLTDAAVLVGLGLRAADPWGSGRIDWLWAFLGTLAALGAILIKAETDLVGVARHQNGLPPVKEAAAEMRSSGMALARRAAAALKFHRLILGIEASLLILVLAIADAVRDDLFFTRLGTAVLAGIALLQTLLHLVSVLASSRLK; encoded by the coding sequence ATGTCAAGGCCATCAGTAGCTGAACTCCGTCCGGTCGTGCACCCCGCGGGGGTCAAGGACCGGCGCAGCGGTGAGCACTGGATGGGACGCCTCTACATGCGCGAGGTGTCCCTGCGGGTGGACCGCTACCTGGTGAACACCAGGGTCACGCCCAACCAGCTCACGTACCTGATGACCGTCTTCGGTGTCCTCGCGGCCCCGGCCCTGCTGGTGCCGGGGATCGCGGGGGCCGTCCTCGGCGTGGTCGCCGTCCAGATGTACCTGCTGCTGGACTGCGTCGACGGCGAGATCGCCCGCTGGCGGAAGCAGTACTCGCTCGGCGGTGTCTACCTCGACCGGGTCGGCGCCTACCTCACCGACGCGGCCGTCCTGGTCGGCCTCGGCCTGCGCGCCGCCGACCCGTGGGGTTCCGGGCGCATCGACTGGCTCTGGGCCTTCCTCGGCACCCTGGCCGCCCTCGGCGCGATCCTGATCAAGGCCGAGACCGACCTCGTCGGCGTCGCCCGCCACCAGAACGGGCTGCCGCCGGTGAAGGAGGCCGCCGCCGAGATGCGCTCCTCCGGCATGGCGCTGGCCCGCCGGGCCGCCGCCGCGCTCAAGTTCCACCGGCTGATCCTCGGCATCGAGGCGTCCCTGCTGATCCTGGTCCTGGCGATCGCCGACGCGGTCCGCGACGACCTGTTCTTCACCCGGCTCGGCACCGCCGTCCTCGCCGGCATCGCCCTGCTCCAGACGCTGCTGCACCTGGTGTCCGTCCTCGCCTCCAGCAGGCTGAAGTGA
- a CDS encoding polyprenyl synthetase family protein, with amino-acid sequence MPPASQAARRTAVDVSALLERGRTLATPVLRAAVDRLAPPMDTVAAYHFGWIDAQGRPADGDGGKAVRPALAVLSAEVTGASPETGVPGAVAVELVHNFSLLHDDLMDGDEQRRHRDTVWKVHGPAQAILVGDALFALANEVLLELGTVEAGRATRRLTAASRALIDGQAQDISYEHRDRVSVEECLEMEGNKTGALLACASSIGAVLGGADDRTADVLETYGYHLGLAFQAVDDLLGIWGDPEATGKQTWSDLRQRKKSLPVVAALAAGGDASDRLGEILAADAKSSDFAHFSEEEFAARAALIEEAGGREWTAEEARRQHTIAIEALDAVDMPDRVRERFTALADFVVVRKR; translated from the coding sequence GTGCCCCCGGCCTCGCAGGCCGCTCGAAGGACCGCGGTGGACGTGTCCGCGCTCCTGGAGCGTGGCCGGACCCTGGCCACGCCGGTACTGAGGGCGGCCGTCGACCGCCTGGCACCTCCCATGGACACGGTCGCCGCCTACCACTTCGGCTGGATCGACGCCCAGGGGCGGCCCGCGGACGGCGACGGCGGCAAGGCCGTGCGCCCCGCCCTCGCCGTGCTGTCCGCCGAGGTCACCGGTGCCTCCCCGGAGACGGGCGTCCCCGGCGCGGTCGCCGTCGAGCTGGTCCACAACTTCTCGCTCCTGCACGACGACCTGATGGACGGCGACGAGCAGCGCCGGCACCGCGACACCGTCTGGAAGGTGCACGGCCCCGCCCAGGCCATCCTCGTCGGCGACGCCCTGTTCGCCCTGGCCAACGAGGTCCTGCTGGAGCTCGGCACCGTCGAGGCGGGCCGCGCCACCCGCCGGCTGACCGCGGCGAGCCGCGCGCTCATCGACGGCCAGGCCCAGGACATCTCCTACGAGCACCGCGACCGCGTCAGCGTGGAGGAGTGCCTGGAGATGGAGGGCAACAAGACCGGCGCCCTGCTCGCCTGCGCCAGCTCCATCGGCGCGGTGCTCGGCGGCGCGGACGACCGCACCGCCGACGTGCTGGAGACGTACGGGTACCACCTCGGCCTGGCCTTCCAGGCCGTCGACGACCTCCTCGGCATCTGGGGCGACCCGGAGGCCACCGGCAAGCAGACCTGGAGCGACCTGCGCCAGCGCAAGAAGTCCCTCCCGGTCGTGGCCGCGCTCGCGGCGGGCGGCGACGCCTCCGACCGGCTCGGCGAGATCCTCGCCGCCGACGCCAAGAGCAGCGACTTCGCGCACTTCTCCGAGGAGGAGTTCGCGGCCCGCGCCGCCCTCATCGAAGAGGCGGGCGGCCGGGAGTGGACCGCCGAAGAGGCGCGCCGCCAGCACACCATCGCCATCGAAGCCCTCGACGCCGTCGACATGCCCGACCGGGTGCGGGAGCGGTTCACGGCGCTCGCGGACTTCGTCGTCGTACGAAAGAGATGA
- a CDS encoding ABC transporter ATP-binding protein: MADETKGARVPTVIADDLHIVYRVNGARTGKGSATAALSRILKRGKGEEARGVRKVHAVRGVSFVAYRGEAIGLIGSNGSGKSTLLRAIAGLLPAEKGKVYTDGQPSLLGVNAALMNDLTGERNVILGGLAMGMTREEIRERYQDIVDFSGINEKGDFITLPMRTYSSGMAARLRFSIAAAKDHDVLMIDEALATGDRKFQKRSEARIRELRKEAGTVFLVSHNNKSIRDTCDRVLWLERGELRMDGPTDEVLKEYEKFTGK; this comes from the coding sequence GTGGCTGACGAGACGAAGGGCGCGCGCGTCCCCACCGTCATCGCGGACGACCTGCACATCGTCTACCGCGTCAACGGTGCCAGGACCGGAAAGGGCAGCGCCACGGCGGCGCTCAGCCGCATCCTCAAGCGGGGCAAGGGCGAGGAAGCGCGGGGCGTGCGCAAGGTGCACGCCGTCCGCGGGGTCTCCTTCGTCGCCTACCGCGGCGAGGCCATCGGCCTGATCGGTTCCAACGGCTCCGGCAAGTCGACCCTGCTGCGGGCCATCGCCGGACTGCTGCCCGCCGAGAAGGGCAAGGTCTACACCGACGGCCAGCCCTCCCTGCTCGGCGTCAACGCCGCGCTGATGAACGACCTCACCGGGGAGCGGAACGTCATCCTGGGCGGACTCGCCATGGGGATGACCCGCGAGGAGATCCGGGAGCGCTACCAGGACATCGTCGACTTCTCCGGCATCAACGAGAAGGGCGACTTCATCACCCTGCCGATGCGCACCTACTCCTCCGGCATGGCGGCCCGGCTGCGCTTCTCCATCGCCGCCGCCAAGGACCACGACGTCCTGATGATCGACGAGGCCCTGGCGACCGGCGACCGCAAGTTCCAGAAGCGTTCCGAGGCCCGCATCCGCGAGCTGCGCAAGGAGGCCGGGACGGTGTTCCTGGTCAGCCACAACAACAAGTCGATCCGCGACACCTGCGACCGCGTGCTCTGGCTGGAGCGCGGCGAACTGCGCATGGACGGGCCCACCGACGAGGTGCTCAAGGAGTACGAGAAGTTCACCGGCAAGTAG
- the hpnD gene encoding presqualene diphosphate synthase HpnD translates to MIRSVESQPPASAPVLAAYSYCEAVTGQQARNFAYGIRLLPTPKRRAMSALYAFSRRVDDIGDGTLPDDVKVARLEDTRELLTRIREGAVDEDDTDPVAVALAHAAGHFPIPLGGLDELIDGVQMDVRGETYETWDDLKVYCRCVAGAIGRLSLGVFGTAPGARGAERASEYADTLGLALQLTNILRDVREDAEGGRTYLPADDLAKFGCSDGFSGETPPEGSDFAGLVHFEVRRARALFAEGYRLLPMLDRRSGACVAAMAGIYRRLLDRIEHDPGAVLRGRVSLPGREKAYVAVRGLSGLDTRHVSRRTVRRRA, encoded by the coding sequence GTGATCCGGAGCGTGGAGTCGCAACCACCCGCGTCCGCACCGGTACTCGCCGCCTACAGCTACTGCGAGGCCGTCACCGGACAGCAGGCGCGCAACTTCGCCTACGGCATCCGGCTGCTGCCCACGCCCAAGCGACGCGCCATGTCGGCGCTGTACGCGTTCTCCCGGCGGGTCGACGACATCGGCGACGGCACCCTGCCGGACGACGTCAAGGTCGCCCGGCTGGAGGACACCCGGGAGCTGCTCACCCGGATCCGCGAGGGCGCGGTCGACGAGGACGACACCGACCCGGTCGCGGTCGCCCTCGCCCACGCGGCCGGACACTTCCCGATCCCGCTCGGCGGCCTGGACGAACTCATCGACGGCGTCCAGATGGACGTACGCGGCGAGACGTACGAGACCTGGGACGACCTGAAGGTCTACTGCCGCTGTGTCGCGGGCGCCATCGGGCGGCTCTCGCTCGGCGTGTTCGGCACCGCGCCGGGCGCGCGCGGCGCCGAGCGCGCCTCCGAGTACGCCGACACGCTCGGCCTCGCGCTGCAGCTCACCAACATCCTCAGGGACGTCCGCGAGGACGCCGAGGGCGGGCGCACCTACCTGCCCGCCGACGACCTCGCCAAGTTCGGCTGCTCCGACGGGTTCAGCGGCGAGACCCCACCGGAGGGCTCCGATTTCGCGGGCCTCGTGCACTTCGAAGTGCGCAGGGCCCGCGCCCTTTTCGCCGAGGGCTACCGGCTGCTCCCCATGCTCGACCGGCGCAGCGGCGCCTGCGTCGCCGCCATGGCCGGCATCTACCGCCGCCTCCTGGACCGCATCGAGCACGACCCCGGGGCCGTGCTGCGGGGCCGGGTATCCCTGCCCGGACGCGAGAAGGCGTACGTCGCGGTGCGCGGGCTGTCCGGCCTGGACACCCGGCATGTGAGCCGACGGACCGTCAGGAGGCGTGCCTGA
- a CDS encoding glycosyltransferase family 2 protein, with protein MKVGAVIITMGNRPDELRALLDSVAKQDGDPVEVVVVGNGSPVPDVPEGVRTIELPENLGIPGGRNVGVEAFGPGGRDVDILLFLDDDGLLAGHDTAELCREAFAADPELGIISFRIADPETGITQRRHVPRLRASDPMRSSRVTTFLGGANAVRTKVFAEVGGLPDEFFYAHEETDLAWRALDAGWMIDYRSDMVLFHPTTAPSRHAVYHRMVARNRVWLARRNLPALLVPVYLGVWMLLTLLRRPSRPALKAWFGGFREGWATPCGTRRPMKWRTVWRLTRLGRPPVI; from the coding sequence ATGAAGGTCGGCGCGGTGATCATCACCATGGGCAACCGCCCCGACGAACTGCGCGCCCTGCTCGACTCGGTCGCCAAGCAGGACGGCGACCCGGTCGAGGTGGTCGTCGTCGGCAACGGCTCGCCCGTCCCCGACGTCCCCGAGGGCGTGCGCACCATCGAGCTGCCGGAGAACCTCGGCATCCCCGGCGGCCGCAACGTCGGCGTCGAGGCCTTCGGCCCCGGCGGCCGGGACGTCGACATCCTGCTGTTCCTCGACGACGACGGCCTGCTCGCCGGCCACGACACCGCCGAGCTGTGCCGCGAGGCCTTCGCCGCCGACCCCGAGCTCGGCATCATCAGCTTCCGCATCGCCGACCCCGAGACCGGGATCACCCAGCGCCGCCACGTGCCCCGGCTGCGCGCCTCCGACCCGATGCGCTCCTCGCGCGTGACCACCTTCCTCGGCGGCGCCAACGCCGTACGCACCAAGGTCTTCGCCGAGGTCGGCGGGCTGCCCGACGAGTTCTTCTACGCCCATGAGGAGACCGACCTGGCCTGGCGGGCCCTCGACGCCGGCTGGATGATCGACTACCGGTCCGACATGGTGCTGTTCCACCCGACGACCGCCCCGTCGCGGCACGCGGTCTACCACCGCATGGTCGCCCGCAACCGCGTCTGGCTGGCCCGCCGCAACCTTCCCGCCCTCCTGGTTCCCGTCTACCTGGGTGTGTGGATGCTCCTCACCCTGCTGCGCCGCCCCTCGCGCCCCGCCCTGAAGGCGTGGTTCGGCGGTTTCCGGGAGGGCTGGGCCACCCCCTGCGGAACCCGCCGGCCCATGAAGTGGCGTACGGTGTGGCGGCTGACCCGACTGGGCCGGCCCCCTGTCATCTGA
- a CDS encoding DUF6380 family protein: MDTPLPGGKRRATLRRDAASQTETAGRAPLGQRGDRAGEGA; the protein is encoded by the coding sequence ATGGACACCCCGCTCCCCGGCGGCAAACGGCGGGCAACCCTCCGCCGCGACGCCGCGTCCCAGACTGAGACGGCCGGTCGTGCACCGCTCGGGCAGCGCGGCGACCGGGCAGGGGAGGGCGCATGA
- the hpnE gene encoding hydroxysqualene dehydroxylase HpnE, protein MSHGTRSGGPLTDDPVPAGRHAVVVGGGLAGTTTALALADAGVAVTLLEGRPRLGGLAFSFRRGDLTVDNGQHVYLRCCTAYRWFLDRIGGAALAPLQDRLDVPVLDVRRPEGRRLGRLRRDALPVPLHLGRSLAAYPHLSLADRARMGRAALALKGLDLADPALDHQDFGSWLTAHGQSARAVEALWDLVGVATLNAVAADTSLSLAAMVFKTGLLSDPSAADIGWARVPLGDLHDGLARRALDSAGVRTEVRTRVTSVSADGDGGWRVEVPGETIRADAVVLAVPQREAHDLLPAGALDAPERLLGIGTAPILNIHVVYDRTVLARPFFAALGTPVQWVFDRTAASGLERGQYLALSQSVAQNEIDEPVAALRERYLPELERLLPHTRDARVEDFFVTRERTATFAPAPGVGRLRPGARTKAPGLYLAGAWTATGWPATMESAVRSGVGAADAALAALGRPRPRHLFALDEAAHPVFPGPGPRTPGRQPQGTGAAPRGGPGEG, encoded by the coding sequence ATGAGCCACGGCACACGCTCCGGGGGTCCCCTCACGGACGACCCCGTTCCGGCGGGCCGGCACGCCGTCGTCGTCGGCGGCGGGCTCGCCGGCACCACCACCGCGCTCGCGCTGGCCGACGCCGGGGTGGCCGTCACCCTGCTCGAGGGCCGGCCGCGCCTGGGCGGACTCGCCTTCTCCTTCCGGCGCGGCGACCTCACCGTCGACAACGGCCAGCACGTCTACCTGCGCTGCTGCACCGCCTACCGCTGGTTCCTCGACCGCATCGGGGGAGCGGCGCTGGCCCCGCTCCAGGACCGTCTCGACGTACCCGTGCTCGACGTCCGCCGCCCCGAGGGGCGGCGGCTCGGCAGGCTGCGCCGCGACGCGCTGCCGGTCCCGCTGCATCTGGGGCGCAGCCTCGCCGCGTACCCGCACCTCTCGCTCGCCGACCGGGCCAGGATGGGCCGGGCCGCGCTCGCGCTGAAGGGGCTCGACCTCGCCGATCCGGCCCTGGACCATCAGGACTTCGGCAGCTGGCTGACCGCGCACGGCCAGTCGGCGCGCGCCGTCGAGGCCCTGTGGGACCTGGTCGGCGTCGCCACCCTCAACGCGGTCGCGGCGGACACGTCCCTGTCGCTCGCCGCGATGGTGTTCAAGACCGGTCTGCTGTCCGACCCCTCGGCCGCCGACATCGGCTGGGCCCGGGTCCCGCTGGGCGACCTGCACGACGGGCTCGCCCGCAGGGCGCTGGACTCCGCGGGCGTGCGGACCGAGGTCCGCACCCGGGTCACCTCCGTCTCCGCGGACGGCGACGGGGGGTGGCGCGTCGAGGTTCCCGGCGAGACGATCCGGGCCGACGCCGTCGTCCTCGCCGTACCGCAGCGCGAGGCGCACGACCTGCTGCCCGCGGGCGCGCTGGACGCCCCGGAGCGGCTGCTCGGCATCGGCACGGCGCCGATCCTCAACATCCACGTGGTCTACGACCGCACGGTGCTCGCCCGGCCCTTCTTCGCCGCCCTCGGCACCCCCGTGCAGTGGGTCTTCGACCGCACCGCCGCGTCGGGACTGGAGCGGGGCCAGTACCTGGCGCTGTCCCAGTCGGTCGCCCAGAACGAGATCGACGAGCCGGTCGCCGCGCTGCGCGAGAGGTACCTGCCCGAACTGGAGCGGCTGCTGCCGCACACGCGCGACGCCCGGGTCGAGGACTTCTTCGTCACCCGGGAGCGCACCGCCACGTTCGCTCCCGCTCCCGGTGTCGGACGCCTCAGGCCCGGCGCCCGCACCAAGGCACCCGGCCTGTACCTGGCCGGCGCGTGGACCGCCACCGGGTGGCCCGCGACCATGGAGAGCGCGGTCCGCAGCGGCGTCGGCGCGGCGGACGCCGCGCTGGCCGCCCTGGGCCGGCCCCGTCCCCGCCACCTCTTCGCGCTCGACGAGGCGGCGCACCCCGTCTTCCCGGGGCCAGGCCCCCGAACCCCCGGCCGACAGCCGCAGGGGACCGGCGCCGCACCGCGAGGTGGGCCCGGTGAAGGTTGA
- a CDS encoding 1-hydroxy-2-methyl-2-butenyl 4-diphosphate reductase gives MSTRPAPAPLLIACALGIEQFALRRRGHGGAGGPVTILRTGMGPAAAGRSVTRVLADPVLRDAAVLATGFCAGLAPGMHPGDLVVAVETRDPRGTVPCVGTELLVKELVRTVPGRTVHTGPLTGSDHVVRGHERSDLLATGAIAADMESAATLLSAVRAGGRPVAAVRVVVDAPEHELVRIGTVRGGISAFRVLRSVLPAFYEWHRSSLLPRR, from the coding sequence ATGAGCACCCGGCCCGCCCCGGCTCCGCTGCTGATCGCCTGTGCGCTCGGCATCGAGCAGTTCGCCCTGCGCCGTCGGGGGCACGGCGGTGCGGGCGGGCCGGTCACGATCCTGCGCACCGGCATGGGGCCGGCGGCGGCCGGGCGTTCCGTCACCCGGGTGCTCGCCGACCCGGTCCTGCGGGACGCCGCCGTCCTGGCCACGGGCTTCTGCGCGGGGCTCGCCCCGGGCATGCACCCGGGAGACCTGGTCGTCGCCGTGGAGACCAGGGACCCGCGCGGCACTGTCCCCTGTGTCGGGACCGAGCTGCTGGTGAAGGAGCTGGTGCGCACGGTGCCCGGCCGCACCGTCCACACCGGTCCGCTCACCGGCTCCGACCACGTCGTCCGCGGTCACGAACGGTCGGACCTGCTCGCCACCGGCGCGATCGCGGCGGACATGGAATCGGCGGCCACGCTACTGAGCGCCGTCCGCGCGGGCGGACGCCCCGTTGCGGCCGTACGGGTGGTCGTGGATGCTCCGGAGCACGAACTCGTCCGGATCGGCACCGTGCGCGGTGGAATATCGGCTTTCCGTGTCCTTCGTTCCGTACTCCCGGCTTTCTATGAATGGCACCGTTCCTCGCTGCTCCCCAGGAGGTGA
- a CDS encoding ABC transporter permease, whose amino-acid sequence MSETTHDGTVAVSASVPPDEGLTADRLAAKYGLTVSGARPSLFEYVRQLWGRRHFILAFSQAKLTAQYSQAKLGQLWQVATPLLNAAVYFFIFGLLLGANRGIPSDVYVPFLVTGVFVFTFTQSSVLAGVRAISGNLGLVRALHFPRASLPVSFALQQLQQLLFSMLVLVVVVMAFGSFPALSWLLVVPALLLQFVFNTGLALIFARMGSKTPDLAQLMPFVLRTWMYASGVMFSIPAMLADKDVPGWLADVLQWNPAAVYMDLVRFALIDDYGSSYLPPHVWAVALGWALLAGVVGFIYFWKAEERYGRG is encoded by the coding sequence GTGAGTGAGACAACGCACGACGGCACGGTCGCGGTCAGCGCGTCCGTGCCGCCCGACGAGGGCCTGACGGCGGACCGGCTCGCCGCCAAGTACGGGCTGACCGTCAGCGGCGCCCGGCCGTCCCTCTTCGAGTACGTCCGTCAGCTCTGGGGGCGGCGGCACTTCATCCTCGCCTTCTCGCAGGCGAAGCTGACCGCCCAGTACAGCCAGGCCAAGCTCGGCCAGCTGTGGCAGGTGGCGACCCCGCTGCTCAACGCGGCGGTGTACTTCTTCATCTTCGGCCTGCTGCTGGGGGCCAACCGGGGCATCCCGAGCGATGTGTACGTGCCGTTCCTGGTGACGGGCGTGTTCGTGTTCACCTTCACGCAGAGCTCGGTGCTCGCCGGTGTGCGCGCCATCTCCGGCAACCTGGGGCTGGTGCGGGCGCTGCACTTCCCGCGGGCCTCGCTGCCGGTGTCGTTCGCGCTCCAGCAGTTGCAGCAGCTGCTGTTCTCGATGCTGGTGCTGGTCGTGGTCGTGATGGCGTTCGGGAGCTTCCCGGCGCTGTCGTGGCTGCTGGTGGTGCCGGCGCTGCTGCTGCAGTTCGTGTTCAACACCGGTCTGGCGCTGATCTTCGCGCGGATGGGCAGCAAGACGCCCGACCTGGCCCAGCTGATGCCGTTCGTGCTGCGGACCTGGATGTACGCGTCCGGCGTGATGTTCAGCATCCCGGCGATGCTCGCCGACAAGGACGTCCCCGGCTGGCTGGCCGACGTGCTGCAGTGGAACCCGGCCGCGGTCTACATGGACCTGGTCCGCTTCGCGCTGATCGACGACTACGGCTCCTCGTACCTGCCGCCGCACGTGTGGGCGGTCGCCCTCGGCTGGGCGCTGCTGGCCGGCGTGGTGGGCTTCATCTACTTCTGGAAGGCGGAGGAGAGGTACGGCCGTGGCTGA
- the hpnC gene encoding squalene synthase HpnC — protein MTPTGPARAVEAGVERATLDKAAAENFPVAPFYLPRSWRDDLMAVYGFARLVDDIGDGDLAPGGADVRLLGVSAEEAEDRLVLLDAFEADLHRVFDPAGPDPRHPLLLRLRPVVRRHALTPEPFLGLVAANRQDQLVKRYETYEDLLAYCEMSANPIGRLVLAVTGTATPERIRRSDAVCTALQIVEHLQDVAEDLGRDRVYLPATDMKRFHVREADLAAPTAGASVRALIAYQAQRARDLLNEGTPLVGSVHGRLKLLLAGFVAGGRAAVHAIAAAEYDVLPGPPKPGKLQLLREAGVTLRGKG, from the coding sequence ATGACGCCCACCGGTCCCGCGCGTGCCGTCGAGGCCGGGGTCGAGCGTGCGACGCTCGACAAGGCCGCCGCGGAGAACTTTCCCGTGGCCCCCTTCTACCTGCCCAGGTCCTGGCGCGACGATCTCATGGCCGTGTACGGCTTCGCCCGTCTGGTCGACGACATCGGCGACGGCGATCTGGCCCCCGGCGGGGCCGACGTCCGCCTCCTCGGTGTCTCCGCCGAGGAGGCCGAGGACCGTCTGGTGCTGCTGGACGCCTTCGAAGCCGATCTTCACCGCGTGTTCGATCCGGCCGGACCGGATCCCCGCCATCCGCTGCTGCTGCGGCTCCGGCCCGTGGTCCGCCGCCACGCGCTGACCCCCGAGCCGTTCCTCGGCCTCGTCGCCGCCAACCGCCAGGACCAGCTCGTCAAGCGCTACGAGACCTACGAGGACCTGCTCGCCTACTGCGAGATGTCGGCCAACCCCATCGGCCGGCTCGTCCTCGCCGTCACCGGGACCGCCACCCCCGAACGGATCCGCCGCTCGGACGCCGTCTGCACCGCCCTCCAGATCGTCGAGCACCTCCAGGACGTCGCCGAGGACCTCGGCCGCGACCGCGTCTACCTGCCCGCCACGGACATGAAGCGCTTCCATGTCCGGGAGGCCGACCTCGCCGCCCCCACCGCCGGCGCGTCGGTGCGCGCGCTCATCGCGTACCAGGCCCAACGCGCCCGCGACCTGCTGAATGAAGGAACCCCCCTCGTGGGCAGTGTCCACGGCAGGCTCAAGCTGCTGCTCGCGGGGTTCGTGGCGGGGGGCCGGGCGGCCGTCCACGCGATCGCCGCCGCCGAATACGACGTACTTCCCGGCCCGCCCAAGCCCGGCAAGCTCCAGTTGCTGCGCGAGGCGGGCGTGACCCTGCGAGGAAAGGGGTGA